A DNA window from Pseudodesulfovibrio thermohalotolerans contains the following coding sequences:
- a CDS encoding 2-oxo acid dehydrogenase subunit E2, with the protein MAQDVIMPKWGLTMKEGKVVRWLKGEGDSVEAGEPLFEVETDKITNSVEAPAGGVLAQIIVPEGDVAPVQAVLGIIAAPGEAVERAAASSDSAQPAGDAAPATTADQPAAAAAPAGDGKFVPAMPAARKLARELGVDLAEVTGTGANGSITMKDVQARADSAFEGINASPKAIEFARKQGIDLSLVEGTGEDGRITKADILRAMNPAADQPAAASAPAAGDTVVPMEGVRRLIADNMQASLQNAAQLTVFVEVDATEMVNLRARLLERNKRDAEYRLSYNDIISYAVCRALKRHPIMNSTLQEDGIHLHERVNLGIAVSLENGLIVPNVKEADTFGLEELKTRVRDVAGRARKGGLNMDEISGGTFTISNVSMLGVDGFTPILNPPETGILGVGRIVEKPAVHNGEIAVRRMMTLSLTFNHMTTDGAPAMAFLRELGDMLETPGLMIV; encoded by the coding sequence ATGGCTCAAGATGTGATAATGCCCAAGTGGGGCCTGACCATGAAGGAAGGCAAGGTCGTCCGCTGGCTCAAGGGCGAAGGGGATTCGGTTGAAGCCGGAGAGCCTTTGTTCGAAGTGGAAACGGACAAAATCACCAACTCGGTCGAAGCGCCCGCCGGGGGCGTTTTGGCCCAAATCATCGTTCCCGAGGGCGACGTGGCGCCGGTTCAGGCCGTTCTCGGCATCATCGCCGCGCCGGGCGAGGCCGTGGAGCGCGCTGCCGCGTCTTCCGATTCGGCCCAACCCGCCGGGGATGCGGCCCCCGCAACCACTGCCGATCAGCCCGCCGCTGCCGCCGCTCCCGCCGGGGACGGCAAGTTCGTTCCGGCCATGCCCGCCGCGCGCAAGCTCGCCCGCGAGCTGGGCGTGGACCTGGCCGAAGTGACCGGCACCGGGGCGAACGGCTCCATCACCATGAAGGACGTCCAGGCCCGGGCCGATTCCGCTTTTGAAGGAATCAACGCCAGCCCCAAGGCCATCGAGTTCGCCCGCAAGCAGGGCATCGACCTTTCTCTGGTCGAGGGAACGGGCGAGGACGGCCGGATCACCAAGGCGGACATCCTGCGCGCCATGAATCCGGCCGCCGATCAACCTGCCGCTGCGTCCGCTCCGGCCGCCGGGGACACCGTCGTGCCCATGGAAGGCGTGCGCAGGCTCATCGCGGACAACATGCAGGCCAGCCTTCAGAACGCCGCCCAATTGACCGTGTTCGTGGAGGTGGACGCCACTGAGATGGTCAACCTGCGTGCGCGGCTGCTGGAGCGCAACAAGCGCGATGCCGAGTACCGGCTGTCCTACAACGACATCATCTCCTACGCCGTGTGCCGCGCCCTGAAGCGTCATCCGATCATGAACTCCACCCTTCAGGAAGACGGCATCCATCTGCACGAGCGCGTCAACCTCGGCATCGCCGTGTCCCTTGAAAACGGCCTTATCGTTCCCAACGTCAAGGAAGCCGACACCTTCGGCCTGGAAGAGCTCAAGACCCGTGTTCGCGATGTGGCCGGGCGGGCGCGCAAGGGCGGCCTGAACATGGACGAGATCAGCGGCGGCACCTTCACCATCAGCAACGTGAGTATGCTCGGCGTGGACGGCTTCACTCCCATCCTCAACCCGCCCGAGACGGGCATTCTGGGCGTCGGCCGCATCGTCGAGAAGCCCGCTGTGCATAACGGCGAGATCGCGGTTCGCCGGATGATGACCCTGTCCCTGACCTTCAACCACATGACCACGGACGGCGCTCCGGCCATGGCCTTCCTGCGCGAGCTGGGGGACATGCTGGAAACTCCCGGCCTGATGATCGTCTAG
- a CDS encoding Lin0512 family protein produces MALKRFAIELGYAADLHGEDMTKAAVRAVRDAVSRICLCGIVEICGRDRFQGVYVHADVAVPDPDGVDRDAVLACIPIGEASLTVIVGGMSVPGIEVPCFAPGASNIVAACAALTVSIEMDGAGGAEGTNQQACGCAAKAE; encoded by the coding sequence GTGGCGTTGAAACGGTTTGCCATCGAGCTTGGCTACGCCGCCGACCTGCACGGCGAGGACATGACCAAGGCCGCCGTCCGGGCGGTACGCGACGCCGTGTCCCGCATATGCCTGTGCGGCATCGTGGAGATTTGCGGCCGTGATCGGTTTCAGGGCGTGTACGTCCACGCGGACGTGGCCGTTCCCGATCCTGACGGCGTGGACCGCGACGCGGTGCTCGCCTGCATTCCCATCGGCGAGGCGTCCCTGACGGTAATCGTCGGGGGAATGAGTGTGCCGGGGATCGAGGTCCCGTGTTTCGCCCCGGGCGCGAGCAATATCGTTGCGGCCTGCGCCGCCCTGACCGTCTCCATTGAAATGGACGGGGCGGGGGGAGCGGAAGGAACGAACCAACAGGCCTGCGGATGCGCCGCCAAGGCCGAATAA
- a CDS encoding sigma-54-dependent Fis family transcriptional regulator has product MHLLLRDGNGFEIRRDPHEPEERAPLPVPRSHKQRDAQVDYSNWKQFVEGKRMKARNVDQSLLDSWRRCKDMAVDPAPRSCWDFLPMTQLEQFTVTLEKICGEIESTAYDLIKGKGLLMTIANADARVARTCGDLSVLREADRLNFGPGANWSESCVGTNAIGTALATGRPMQVFGAEHFCESHHRWNCTAAPILDPRGNVWGCFDISGPISADHSEAMDLVLHAARALEQNLSRLYCSELEGQMASLFSSMFNSVMTGVLFLNKSGRITSANNTAELLLNRSGDALRGRKAEDFFDMAPYLAKAKNASLCEPVIVKCLVNSSLYIRVMPTFSASGAWLDTIVTVSETQRARQFTAGPRTASRKQAEPEEVAGFEHVLHEGTAMRQAIRRAANAARTPSTVLLTGESGTGKELFAKGIHQAGPRAKQPFVAVNCGAFTEELVQSELFGYREGAFTGAAKRGRVGKFQKADKGVLFLDEISEMPLSQQVNLLRALEERAVVPVGGTSPLPVDVKILAATNKNLRDLVDRGLFREDLYYRLNVVTIAIPPLRERGNDISLLAEHHLNRLCDAFGIPCPAISPEAGELLKAHDWPGNVRELVNCLEYAANNLSGDLLLPEHLPHYIQEKAGGRAIGSGDRSRDKGFLLKHREANAIREALDFHQGNISKTAKALGIGRNTLYAKMDRYGIQA; this is encoded by the coding sequence ATGCACCTGCTCCTCAGAGATGGAAACGGTTTCGAAATACGGCGGGACCCGCACGAACCAGAGGAGCGTGCGCCGCTTCCCGTGCCCCGCTCCCACAAGCAACGCGACGCACAAGTCGACTATTCGAACTGGAAGCAGTTCGTGGAAGGCAAGAGGATGAAGGCCAGAAACGTGGACCAGTCCCTGCTGGATTCCTGGCGGCGATGCAAGGACATGGCGGTTGATCCGGCCCCCCGCAGTTGCTGGGACTTCCTCCCCATGACCCAGCTCGAACAGTTCACCGTCACCCTGGAAAAAATCTGCGGCGAGATCGAGAGCACGGCCTACGACCTCATCAAGGGCAAGGGGCTGCTCATGACCATCGCCAACGCCGACGCCCGCGTGGCTCGAACCTGCGGCGACCTGTCCGTCCTGCGCGAAGCGGACCGGCTCAATTTCGGTCCCGGCGCGAACTGGTCGGAATCGTGCGTGGGCACCAACGCCATCGGCACGGCCCTGGCCACGGGACGGCCCATGCAGGTCTTCGGCGCGGAGCATTTCTGCGAGAGCCACCACAGGTGGAACTGCACTGCCGCGCCCATCCTGGACCCCCGGGGCAACGTCTGGGGCTGCTTCGACATTTCCGGCCCGATCTCGGCCGACCATTCCGAGGCCATGGACCTTGTGCTCCACGCCGCCAGGGCCCTGGAACAGAACCTGAGCCGCCTGTACTGCTCCGAGCTGGAAGGCCAGATGGCCTCCCTGTTCTCCTCCATGTTCAACTCGGTCATGACCGGCGTGCTGTTCCTGAACAAATCCGGCCGGATCACCAGCGCGAACAATACCGCCGAGCTGTTGCTGAACCGTTCCGGCGACGCCCTGCGCGGCCGCAAGGCCGAGGATTTCTTCGACATGGCCCCGTATCTCGCCAAGGCCAAGAACGCGTCCCTGTGCGAGCCGGTCATCGTCAAATGCCTGGTGAACTCCAGCCTGTACATCCGGGTCATGCCGACCTTCAGCGCGAGCGGCGCGTGGCTCGACACCATCGTCACGGTCAGCGAGACCCAGCGCGCACGGCAGTTCACGGCCGGGCCGCGCACCGCGTCGCGGAAGCAGGCGGAACCCGAGGAGGTCGCGGGGTTCGAACACGTGCTTCACGAAGGCACGGCCATGCGCCAGGCCATCCGCCGGGCGGCCAATGCCGCCCGCACCCCGTCCACCGTGCTGCTCACCGGCGAATCCGGCACCGGCAAGGAACTCTTCGCCAAAGGCATTCACCAGGCCGGTCCCCGCGCCAAGCAGCCCTTCGTTGCCGTGAACTGCGGCGCGTTCACCGAGGAACTGGTCCAGAGCGAACTGTTCGGCTACCGGGAAGGGGCCTTCACCGGCGCGGCCAAGCGAGGCCGGGTCGGCAAATTCCAGAAGGCGGACAAGGGCGTGCTCTTTCTCGACGAAATATCCGAGATGCCCCTGTCCCAGCAGGTCAACCTGCTCCGCGCCCTTGAGGAACGGGCCGTGGTCCCGGTGGGCGGCACCAGCCCCCTGCCCGTGGACGTGAAGATACTGGCGGCCACCAACAAGAACCTGCGAGACCTGGTGGACCGGGGCCTCTTCCGCGAGGACCTCTACTACCGGCTCAACGTCGTGACCATCGCCATCCCCCCGCTCAGGGAACGCGGCAACGATATCTCCCTGCTGGCCGAGCACCATCTCAACCGGCTGTGCGACGCCTTCGGCATCCCCTGCCCGGCCATATCCCCCGAGGCCGGGGAACTGCTCAAGGCCCACGACTGGCCCGGCAATGTGCGCGAGCTCGTCAACTGCCTGGAGTACGCGGCCAACAACCTGTCCGGCGACCTGCTCCTGCCCGAGCATCTGCCCCACTACATCCAGGAGAAAGCGGGCGGCAGGGCCATCGGCTCCGGCGACCGTTCCCGGGACAAGGGATTCCTCCTCAAGCACCGCGAGGCCAACGCCATCCGGGAGGCCCTGGACTTCCACCAGGGCAACATCAGCAAGACGGCCAAGGCCCTGGGCATCGGCCGCAACACCCTGTACGCCAAAATGGACCGCTACGGCATCCAGGCCTGA
- a CDS encoding alpha-ketoacid dehydrogenase subunit beta: protein MSEKTYLQALNEALRQEMERDENVFILGEDVGRFGGCFGVTQGLFDQFGEERVMDTPITESAIVGAASGAAAAGLRPVAELMFVDFIGVAMDQLFNQAAKMRFMFGGKATVPMTLRMPQGAGIGAAAQHSQSLESWFMNIPGLKVVIPSTPRDAKGLLVSAIRDDNPVVFLEHKLLYGVSGEVPDESYSIELGKGEIKREGTDVTIVATSQMVYSALEAAEKLKADGIEAEVVDPRCLQPLDKDIILDSVKKTHALVVAHEAVQYSGPGAEIAAMAAEEALDYLDAPVKRVGAPFCPVPFSPPLEQFYIPGADNIVEAVKSIR, encoded by the coding sequence ATGTCCGAAAAAACATATCTTCAGGCACTCAATGAGGCGTTGAGGCAGGAAATGGAGCGCGACGAGAACGTGTTCATTCTCGGCGAGGACGTGGGCCGGTTCGGCGGCTGCTTCGGCGTCACCCAGGGGCTGTTCGATCAGTTCGGCGAGGAGCGCGTCATGGACACCCCCATCACCGAAAGCGCCATCGTGGGCGCGGCTTCCGGGGCCGCCGCCGCCGGGCTGCGCCCCGTGGCCGAGCTGATGTTCGTCGACTTTATCGGCGTGGCCATGGATCAGCTCTTCAACCAGGCCGCCAAGATGCGCTTCATGTTCGGCGGCAAGGCCACGGTGCCCATGACCCTTCGGATGCCCCAGGGCGCGGGCATCGGCGCGGCCGCCCAGCACTCTCAATCCCTGGAGTCCTGGTTCATGAATATCCCCGGCCTCAAGGTGGTCATCCCCTCCACCCCGCGCGACGCCAAGGGCTTGCTCGTCAGTGCCATCCGCGACGACAACCCGGTGGTCTTCCTGGAGCACAAGTTGCTCTACGGCGTCTCCGGCGAGGTCCCGGACGAGAGCTACTCCATCGAGCTGGGCAAGGGCGAGATCAAGCGCGAGGGCACGGACGTGACCATCGTGGCCACCTCCCAGATGGTCTATTCCGCCCTGGAAGCGGCCGAGAAGCTCAAGGCCGACGGCATCGAGGCCGAGGTGGTGGACCCGCGTTGCCTCCAGCCGCTGGACAAGGACATCATCCTTGATTCCGTCAAGAAGACCCACGCCCTGGTCGTGGCCCATGAGGCCGTGCAGTACTCCGGCCCCGGCGCGGAGATCGCGGCCATGGCGGCCGAAGAGGCCCTTGATTATCTGGACGCTCCCGTGAAGCGCGTCGGTGCGCCGTTCTGCCCGGTGCCGTTCTCCCCGCCGCTGGAACAGTTCTACATTCCCGGCGCGGACAACATCGTCGAAGCCGTCAAGAGTATTCGCTAA
- a CDS encoding thiamine pyrophosphate-dependent dehydrogenase E1 component subunit alpha: MALSKKTLIHMYETMNRIRLFEQKLQEFFAAGEIPGFVHLYLGEEAVATGACSALTDADMITSTHRGHGHLLAKGGDLKLMMAEIFGRSTGYCKGKGGSMHIADLDLGILGANGIVGGGGPLAVGAALAAKYKKSKEVALCFFGDGASNQGTTQESLNMASAWKLPLVFVNENNGYGISCPQCKSMAVVDIADRAAAYDMPGVVVDGNDVLAVYEAVTEAVKRARKGEGPSLIECKTYRWRGHFEGDACTYRCTEELEEWMAKDPIPRFEAKLLESKTLSRKEADKIKERIAGDIDDAVNFAKESPMPLTPALMDDVYA, translated from the coding sequence ATGGCTCTCAGCAAGAAGACATTGATTCACATGTATGAAACCATGAACAGAATCCGTCTGTTCGAGCAGAAGTTGCAGGAATTCTTCGCCGCGGGCGAGATTCCGGGCTTCGTGCACCTGTACCTCGGCGAGGAAGCCGTGGCCACCGGAGCCTGCTCGGCACTGACCGACGCCGACATGATTACCAGCACCCATCGCGGCCACGGCCACCTGCTGGCCAAGGGCGGCGACCTGAAGCTGATGATGGCCGAAATCTTCGGCCGCTCCACCGGCTATTGCAAGGGCAAGGGCGGTTCCATGCATATCGCCGACCTCGACCTCGGCATCCTCGGCGCGAACGGCATCGTGGGCGGCGGCGGACCGCTGGCCGTGGGCGCAGCCCTGGCCGCCAAATACAAGAAATCCAAGGAGGTGGCCCTGTGCTTCTTCGGCGACGGCGCGTCCAACCAGGGCACCACGCAGGAATCCCTGAACATGGCCAGCGCGTGGAAGCTGCCCCTGGTCTTCGTCAACGAGAACAACGGCTACGGCATCTCCTGCCCGCAGTGCAAGTCCATGGCCGTGGTCGACATCGCCGACCGCGCTGCCGCCTACGACATGCCCGGCGTGGTGGTCGACGGCAACGACGTGCTGGCCGTGTACGAGGCCGTGACCGAGGCCGTGAAGCGCGCCCGCAAGGGCGAAGGCCCCTCGCTCATCGAATGCAAGACCTACCGCTGGCGCGGTCATTTCGAGGGCGACGCCTGCACCTACCGCTGCACCGAGGAGCTGGAGGAGTGGATGGCCAAGGACCCCATTCCCCGGTTCGAGGCCAAGTTGCTGGAAAGCAAGACCCTGTCCAGGAAGGAAGCGGACAAGATCAAGGAACGCATCGCCGGGGACATCGACGACGCCGTGAACTTCGCCAAGGAAAGCCCGATGCCGCTCACCCCGGCGCTCATGGACGACGTTTACGCCTAA